In Geopsychrobacter electrodiphilus DSM 16401, a single window of DNA contains:
- a CDS encoding TRAP transporter permease: MSQIIEQALGGDLFLGKIRKLRPAYNRVVTMVGISMTMFQLYTALFGSYTALLQRACHLSFALLITFMLYQPTRKSQDSVPWYDWLILALTSAAYGYLCFNGQEISYHMSFVTPLTSIELLVGVVAGLLLIEATRRTVGNSLALVLVFSLAYIFFGEHLPGLMQHRGFNLTWIVDQLFYGTDGVFGIPLGVASTFIFLFILFGKLLEASKGGEFFIDIAVAGMGRFRGGPAKTAILGSALLGTISGSAVANVSTTGAFTIPLMKRTGYKPEFAGAVEAVASSGGQIMPPIMGATAFVIATYVGIPYGELAFKAIIPALLYFLCLGFQVDFRAQRNGLKGLPAEEIPKFWAVFKKGYLFIIPLAAIVIMLVLGYSPMRAGLYAIGAVILVCMPQSRTRFSLRTVLNTFDQAARGIIETSIACAAAGMVIGVISLSGLGLRFSSMIIDFAGGSLLLTLIFTMVVSLILGMGLPTVAAYIIQVALTVPALINMGVEPVAAHMFIFYFAIISAITPPVALAAFAAAGIAGSNPMRTGVIAMRLGIAAFVIPYVFVYGPALLLVGSVPKICLAVITACLGIYSMAAAAEGWLLRDCYWYERLLLVVVSLVLVVPGFVTDIIGVIGILLVFALQKFTRKEIVLGQDQPEAAV, from the coding sequence ATGAGTCAAATCATAGAGCAGGCACTCGGTGGGGATCTCTTTTTAGGTAAGATCAGAAAATTGCGGCCAGCGTACAATCGGGTCGTTACAATGGTCGGCATCAGCATGACCATGTTTCAGCTCTATACGGCCTTATTTGGATCCTATACGGCGCTCTTGCAACGGGCCTGCCATCTATCCTTTGCGCTTTTGATTACCTTTATGCTCTATCAGCCTACGCGCAAAAGTCAGGACTCGGTGCCCTGGTACGATTGGCTGATCCTGGCCCTGACCTCAGCGGCTTATGGGTACCTGTGCTTCAATGGTCAGGAAATTTCTTACCACATGTCCTTTGTTACCCCGTTGACCAGTATCGAGTTGCTGGTTGGGGTCGTTGCCGGATTACTGTTGATTGAGGCGACCCGGCGTACCGTGGGTAATTCCTTAGCGCTCGTGCTGGTCTTCTCTTTAGCGTATATCTTCTTCGGGGAGCACCTCCCCGGGTTAATGCAACATCGGGGTTTTAACCTGACGTGGATCGTTGATCAGTTATTTTATGGAACTGATGGGGTCTTCGGCATTCCTCTCGGAGTTGCTTCGACCTTTATTTTCCTCTTCATTCTGTTTGGTAAGCTGCTCGAAGCCTCTAAGGGCGGTGAATTCTTTATTGATATTGCCGTTGCTGGAATGGGCCGGTTTCGCGGCGGTCCCGCGAAAACTGCAATTTTAGGCAGTGCCCTGCTTGGCACCATCTCCGGAAGCGCAGTTGCCAATGTTTCAACCACTGGTGCCTTCACCATTCCGCTGATGAAACGAACCGGCTATAAACCCGAATTCGCTGGGGCAGTAGAGGCTGTTGCTTCCTCTGGTGGGCAGATCATGCCCCCGATTATGGGAGCGACCGCCTTCGTGATTGCCACCTACGTCGGCATACCCTACGGTGAACTGGCCTTTAAGGCGATCATTCCAGCGTTGCTGTATTTTCTCTGTCTTGGTTTTCAGGTCGACTTTCGTGCCCAACGCAACGGGCTTAAAGGCCTTCCTGCAGAGGAGATCCCCAAATTTTGGGCAGTCTTCAAAAAAGGGTATCTGTTCATCATTCCTCTGGCCGCAATCGTGATCATGCTGGTCCTCGGATACTCTCCCATGCGAGCAGGACTCTATGCTATCGGAGCAGTGATTCTTGTCTGTATGCCGCAAAGTCGTACCCGGTTCTCATTGCGAACGGTGCTCAATACTTTTGACCAGGCCGCTCGTGGAATCATCGAAACTTCGATCGCTTGCGCTGCTGCGGGCATGGTGATTGGCGTTATCTCGCTATCAGGATTGGGTCTGCGTTTCAGTAGTATGATTATCGATTTTGCCGGCGGTAGTTTGCTGTTGACGCTGATATTCACCATGGTCGTCTCCTTAATCCTTGGCATGGGGCTTCCTACCGTGGCCGCTTACATTATCCAGGTGGCTCTGACCGTTCCGGCGCTTATCAATATGGGCGTTGAGCCGGTGGCTGCTCACATGTTTATCTTCTATTTCGCGATCATCTCCGCGATCACCCCACCCGTGGCCCTGGCGGCTTTTGCTGCTGCGGGAATCGCCGGCTCGAATCCCATGCGCACCGGTGTCATTGCCATGCGTCTCGGGATTGCAGCATTCGTCATTCCCTACGTATTTGTCTATGGCCCGGCATTGCTGTTGGTCGGCAGCGTACCGAAGATCTGCCTTGCCGTGATCACTGCCTGCCTGGGTATATACAGCATGGCGGCAGCGGCGGAAGGCTGGCTGCTTCGTGACTGTTATTGGTATGAGCGCCTCTTACTGGTGGTTGTATCTCTGGTGCTTGTTGTCCCGGGGTTTGTGACTGACATCATTGGCGTCATCGGAATTCTCTTGGTGTTCGCTCTGCAGAAATTTACCCGCAAAGAGATTGTCCTTGGGCAGGACCAGCCAGAGGCGGCTGTTTGA
- a CDS encoding SDR family NAD(P)-dependent oxidoreductase: protein MHDNYVLVTGGSQNIGAAICRRLHADGLKVIVLDIVEPTHDLSTEFCQVDLSDAQATKAVLAQLTDKYEITRLVNNVGIVRPALVEDTKLEDFELLMNLNTRSALICTQALLPTMRRKKFGRIVSNASRVVLGKELRTCYSGSKGALISMSRTWALELAKDGITVNGVAPGPIATNAFWANNPPDSKQAKAILRGIPLQRMGTPEDVANGVAFFIDERSSFVTGQFLYVCGGVTVGLSA from the coding sequence ATGCACGATAATTATGTATTAGTTACCGGTGGCTCTCAAAATATCGGTGCAGCCATCTGTCGGCGCCTGCATGCCGATGGGTTAAAGGTCATTGTACTGGACATTGTGGAACCGACCCACGATCTAAGTACGGAATTTTGCCAGGTTGATTTATCTGACGCGCAAGCAACCAAAGCAGTTCTCGCACAGCTGACCGATAAGTACGAAATAACCCGTTTGGTTAACAACGTGGGGATCGTCAGGCCAGCACTTGTTGAAGACACCAAGTTAGAAGATTTTGAGTTGCTTATGAACTTGAATACCCGTTCAGCTCTGATCTGTACTCAGGCATTGTTGCCAACTATGCGACGCAAAAAGTTTGGTCGGATTGTTTCCAATGCCAGTCGGGTCGTTTTGGGTAAAGAGTTACGAACCTGCTACAGCGGCAGCAAGGGCGCATTGATTTCTATGAGTCGCACCTGGGCCCTGGAGCTTGCCAAAGACGGAATTACGGTCAATGGCGTTGCTCCCGGGCCGATTGCAACCAATGCTTTTTGGGCCAATAACCCACCGGATTCAAAACAGGCCAAAGCTATCCTCAGAGGGATTCCGCTTCAACGCATGGGGACTCCAGAAGATGTTGCTAACGGCGTAGCTTTTTTTATCGATGAGCGAAGCTCCTTTGTGACCGGACAATTTTTGTACGTTTGTGGCGGGGTAACGGTCGGCCTTTCTGCCTAG